The following proteins are encoded in a genomic region of Mycolicibacterium rutilum:
- the der gene encoding ribosome biogenesis GTPase Der, with translation MSEDGTWVDESDWEISADDIAEAVDEASAAPPVVAVVGRPNVGKSTLVNRILGRREAVVQDVPGVTRDRVSYDALWSGRRFVLQDTGGWEPDAKGLQQLVAEQASVAMRTADAIIFVVDSVVGATAADEAAAKLLQRSGKPVFLAANKVDSERGEADAAALWSLGLGEPHPISAMHGRGVADLLDTVIEALPAMSELGSGGGGPRRVALVGKPNVGKSSLLNRLSGDERSVVHDVAGTTVDPVDSLIEMDGKLWRFVDTAGLRRKVGQASGHEFYASVRTHGAIDAAEVAIVLIDASQPLTEQDQRVLTMVVEAGRALVLAFNKWDLVDEDRRYLLEREIDRELVQLQWAPRVNISAKTGRAVQRLVPALEKSLASWDTRVPTGRLNTFFKEVIAANPPPVRGGKQPRVLFATQATARPPTFVLFTTGFLEAGYRRFLERRLRETFGFEGSPIRINVRVREKRFAKKGR, from the coding sequence ATGAGCGAGGACGGCACCTGGGTCGACGAGAGCGACTGGGAGATCAGCGCCGACGACATCGCCGAGGCCGTCGACGAGGCGTCGGCCGCGCCGCCGGTGGTGGCCGTCGTGGGGCGGCCCAACGTCGGCAAATCGACGCTGGTCAACCGGATCCTGGGGCGCCGGGAGGCGGTCGTGCAGGACGTGCCCGGCGTGACGCGGGACCGGGTGTCCTACGACGCGCTGTGGTCGGGTCGGCGATTCGTGCTGCAGGACACCGGAGGCTGGGAGCCCGACGCCAAGGGTCTGCAGCAACTGGTGGCCGAGCAGGCGTCGGTGGCGATGCGCACCGCCGACGCGATCATCTTCGTCGTCGACTCGGTCGTCGGCGCCACTGCCGCCGACGAGGCTGCGGCCAAACTGCTGCAGCGGTCCGGCAAGCCGGTGTTCCTGGCCGCCAACAAGGTCGACTCCGAGCGCGGCGAGGCCGACGCGGCCGCGTTGTGGTCACTCGGGTTGGGGGAGCCGCACCCGATCAGCGCGATGCACGGGCGCGGGGTGGCCGACCTGCTCGACACCGTGATCGAGGCGCTGCCGGCGATGTCGGAGCTGGGCTCCGGCGGCGGCGGGCCGCGCCGGGTCGCGTTGGTCGGCAAGCCGAACGTCGGCAAGAGTTCGCTGCTCAACCGGCTCTCCGGGGACGAGCGGTCGGTCGTGCACGACGTCGCGGGCACGACGGTCGACCCGGTCGACTCGCTGATCGAGATGGACGGCAAGCTGTGGCGGTTCGTCGACACCGCCGGGTTGCGGCGCAAGGTCGGCCAGGCCAGCGGGCACGAGTTCTACGCGTCGGTGCGCACCCACGGCGCGATCGACGCCGCCGAGGTCGCGATCGTGCTGATCGACGCGTCGCAGCCGCTGACCGAGCAGGACCAGCGGGTGCTGACGATGGTGGTCGAGGCGGGCCGGGCGCTGGTGCTGGCGTTCAACAAGTGGGACCTGGTCGACGAGGACCGCCGTTACCTGCTGGAGCGCGAGATCGACCGCGAGCTGGTCCAGTTGCAGTGGGCGCCGCGGGTCAACATCTCCGCCAAGACCGGGCGCGCGGTGCAGCGTCTGGTGCCTGCGCTGGAGAAGTCGTTGGCGTCATGGGACACCCGGGTGCCGACGGGCCGGCTGAACACGTTCTTCAAGGAAGTCATCGCGGCCAACCCGCCGCCGGTGCGCGGCGGGAAACAGCCGCGGGTGCTGTTCGCCACCCAGGCCACCGCGCGGCCGCCGACCTTCGTGCTGTTCACCACCGGGTTCCTCGAGGCCGGGTACCGCCGGTTCCTGGAGCGACGGCTGCGCGAGACGTTCGGCTTCGAGGGCAGCCCGATCCGGATCAACGTGCGGGTGCGCGAGAAGCGCTTCGCCAAGAAGGGCCGGTAG
- the cmk gene encoding (d)CMP kinase, translating into MTSLVVAIDGPAGTGKSTVSRGLARALGARYLDTGAMYRIVTLAVLRAGADLADAQAVAAVAQGAELAVGYDPDEDRSYLDGQDVSAEIRGDAVTKAVSAVSAVPAVRTRLVDLQRALAGGQDSVVVEGRDIGTVVLPDADVKIFLTASAEERARRRNSQNVAAGLPDDYESVLADVQRRDHLDSTRAVSPLRPADDAVVVDTSAMTQTEVIEHLKQLVRERAGAQR; encoded by the coding sequence GTGACCTCACTGGTGGTGGCGATCGACGGGCCGGCCGGCACCGGAAAGTCCACGGTGTCACGGGGTTTGGCGCGTGCGCTGGGAGCGCGGTATCTGGACACCGGCGCCATGTACCGCATCGTCACGCTGGCCGTGCTGCGCGCGGGCGCCGACCTGGCCGACGCGCAGGCCGTCGCCGCCGTGGCGCAAGGCGCCGAGCTGGCGGTCGGCTACGACCCCGACGAGGACCGCTCTTACCTTGACGGACAAGACGTTTCGGCCGAGATCCGCGGCGACGCGGTGACCAAGGCGGTGTCGGCGGTGTCGGCGGTGCCCGCGGTGCGCACGCGACTGGTCGACCTGCAGCGGGCGCTGGCCGGTGGGCAGGACAGCGTCGTCGTCGAGGGCCGCGACATCGGCACCGTGGTGCTGCCCGACGCGGACGTGAAGATCTTCTTGACCGCGTCGGCCGAGGAACGGGCCCGGCGCCGCAACAGCCAGAACGTCGCGGCCGGCCTGCCCGACGACTACGAGTCCGTGCTCGCCGACGTGCAGCGACGCGACCACCTGGACTCCACCCGGGCGGTGTCGCCGCTGCGCCCCGCCGACGACGCGGTGGTGGTCGACACCAGCGCGATGACGCAGACAGAGGTGATCGAGCACTTGAAGCAGCTCGTACGGGAACGCGCGGGGGCGCAGCGATGA
- a CDS encoding pseudouridine synthase: protein MTEGEGVRLQKVLSQAGIASRRVAEKMIRDGRVEVDDRVVTELGTRVDPDVSVIRVDGARVKVDDTLVHLAINKPKGMHSTMSDDRGRPCVGDLVEHRVRGNKKLFHVGRLDADTEGLMLLTNDGELAHRLMHPSYEVPKTYVATVVGTVPRGLGRQLRDGVELEDGPASVDDFAVVDKVPGKTLVRVTLHEGRKRIVRRMLAAVGFPVQELVRTDIGTVSLGEQRPGSIRVLTQKELGELYKAVGL from the coding sequence ATGACTGAGGGTGAAGGCGTCCGGCTGCAGAAAGTGTTGTCGCAGGCCGGGATTGCGTCGCGACGGGTGGCGGAGAAGATGATCCGGGACGGCCGGGTCGAGGTCGACGACCGCGTCGTGACCGAACTCGGCACCCGCGTCGATCCCGACGTCTCGGTGATCCGGGTGGACGGCGCGCGGGTGAAGGTCGACGACACGCTGGTGCACCTGGCGATCAACAAGCCCAAGGGGATGCACTCCACGATGTCCGACGACCGCGGCAGGCCGTGCGTCGGTGACCTCGTCGAGCACCGGGTGCGGGGCAACAAGAAGCTGTTCCACGTCGGCCGGCTCGACGCCGACACCGAGGGACTGATGCTGTTGACCAACGACGGCGAACTCGCGCACCGGTTGATGCACCCGTCGTACGAGGTGCCGAAAACGTATGTGGCGACGGTGGTCGGCACCGTGCCCCGTGGGCTGGGCCGCCAACTGCGCGACGGTGTCGAACTCGAGGACGGACCGGCGAGCGTCGACGACTTCGCGGTGGTCGACAAGGTGCCGGGCAAGACGCTGGTGCGGGTGACCCTGCACGAGGGCCGCAAGCGCATCGTGCGGCGGATGCTGGCCGCGGTCGGTTTCCCGGTGCAGGAGCTGGTGCGCACCGACATCGGCACGGTGTCGCTGGGTGAGCAGCGGCCGGGCAGCATCCGGGTGCTGACCCAGAAGGAGCTCGGCGAGCTGTACAAGGCGGTGGGGTTGTGA
- the scpB gene encoding SMC-Scp complex subunit ScpB, with protein sequence MDDDNLGDVATAPDLGIEATEAPELDDDELGAALEALLLVVDTPAPVEQLASATDQPPYRVAAKLQLMAQEYADRDSGIDLREAGGGWRMYTRARYAPYVERLLLDGARTKLTRAALETLAVIAYRQPVTRARVSAVRGVNVDAVIRTLVARGLITEAGTDPDSGAVTFATTELFLERLGLTSLADLPDIAPLLPDVDVIDDLSESLDDDPRFVKLSGGAPAPAQPASFDVDTDPHD encoded by the coding sequence ATGGATGACGACAACCTCGGGGACGTCGCGACCGCACCGGACCTCGGGATCGAGGCCACCGAGGCGCCCGAACTCGACGACGACGAACTCGGCGCGGCGCTCGAAGCGCTGCTGCTGGTCGTCGACACACCGGCACCGGTCGAACAGCTCGCGTCGGCGACCGATCAGCCGCCGTACCGCGTCGCGGCCAAACTGCAGCTGATGGCGCAGGAGTACGCCGACCGCGACAGCGGCATCGACCTGCGCGAGGCCGGCGGCGGCTGGCGCATGTACACGCGGGCGCGCTACGCGCCGTACGTGGAGCGGCTGCTACTCGACGGGGCGCGGACCAAACTCACCCGCGCCGCGCTCGAGACGCTGGCCGTGATCGCCTACCGCCAACCGGTGACCCGAGCGCGGGTCAGCGCGGTGCGCGGCGTCAACGTCGACGCGGTGATCCGCACGCTGGTGGCCCGCGGACTGATCACCGAAGCCGGCACCGACCCCGACTCCGGTGCGGTGACGTTCGCCACCACCGAGCTGTTCCTGGAGCGGCTCGGATTGACGTCGCTGGCCGATCTGCCCGACATCGCGCCGCTGCTGCCGGACGTCGACGTGATCGACGACCTGAGCGAATCCCTCGACGACGACCCGCGATTCGTCAAGTTGAGCGGCGGCGCGCCGGCACCCGCCCAGCCGGCGTCCTTCGACGTGGACACCGATCCGCATGACTGA
- a CDS encoding segregation/condensation protein A produces MTDPEATQAATSESEEQSGFQVRLANFEGPFDLLLQLIFAHRLDVTEVALHQVTDDFIAYTKTIGRQLELEETTAFLVIAATLLDLKAARLLPAGEVHDDEDLALLEVRDLLFARLLQYRAFKHVAEMFAELEAAALRSYPRSVALEERYQELLPEVMIGVDAEAFAQIAAAAFTPRPVPTVGTEHLHHVAVSVPEQVGNLMALLESRGIGQWASFRDLVADCQAPIEIVGRFLALLELFRARAVAFEQPEPLGVLQISWTGERPTHQQLAVEEDQYG; encoded by the coding sequence GTGACGGATCCGGAGGCCACGCAGGCGGCGACGTCCGAGTCCGAAGAGCAGTCAGGTTTCCAGGTCCGGCTGGCCAACTTCGAGGGCCCGTTCGACCTGCTGCTGCAGCTGATCTTCGCGCACCGCCTCGACGTCACCGAGGTGGCGCTGCACCAGGTCACCGACGACTTCATCGCCTACACCAAGACGATCGGCCGCCAACTCGAACTCGAGGAGACCACGGCGTTCCTCGTCATCGCGGCCACGCTGCTGGACCTGAAGGCCGCGCGCCTGCTGCCGGCCGGCGAGGTGCACGACGACGAGGACCTCGCGCTGCTCGAGGTTCGCGACCTGCTGTTCGCCCGGCTGCTGCAGTACCGGGCGTTCAAGCACGTCGCCGAGATGTTCGCCGAACTGGAGGCCGCGGCGCTGCGCAGCTACCCGCGGTCGGTCGCGCTCGAGGAGCGCTACCAGGAACTGCTGCCCGAGGTGATGATCGGCGTGGACGCCGAGGCGTTCGCGCAGATCGCGGCCGCCGCGTTCACGCCGCGGCCGGTCCCGACGGTGGGCACCGAGCATCTGCACCACGTCGCTGTGTCGGTGCCCGAGCAGGTCGGTAATCTGATGGCACTGCTGGAGAGCCGCGGAATCGGCCAGTGGGCCTCGTTCCGGGACCTGGTGGCCGACTGCCAGGCCCCGATCGAGATCGTCGGGCGGTTCCTGGCGCTGCTCGAGCTCTTCCGCGCCCGGGCAGTAGCGTTCGAACAACCGGAACCGCTTGGAGTGCTGCAGATTTCGTGGACCGGTGAGCGTCCGACGCATCAGCAGCTGGCGGTGGAAGAAGATCAATATGGATGA
- a CDS encoding ParA family protein, translating to MSDDAAAVELGLTGRPPRDIPEPRPKTEHGPAKVIAMCNQKGGVGKTTSTINLGASLAEYGRRVLLVDLDPQGALSAGLGVPHYELEHTVHNLLVEPRVSIDDVLINTRVKNLDLVPSNIDLSAAEIQLVNEVGREQSLARALYPVLDRYDYVLIDCQPSLGLLTVNGLACSDGVIIPTECEFFSLRGLALLTDTVDKVHDRLNPKLSISGILITRYDPRTVNSREVMARVLERFGDLVFDTVITRTVRFPETSVAGEPITTWAPKSGGAQAYRSLAREVIDRFGA from the coding sequence ATGAGCGACGACGCAGCAGCGGTGGAGTTGGGCCTGACCGGCCGCCCACCGCGGGACATTCCCGAGCCGCGACCCAAGACCGAGCACGGGCCGGCCAAGGTCATCGCGATGTGCAACCAGAAGGGTGGCGTCGGCAAGACCACGTCGACCATCAACCTGGGTGCCAGCCTCGCCGAGTACGGCCGCCGGGTGCTGCTGGTCGACCTCGATCCCCAGGGCGCGCTGTCGGCGGGGCTGGGCGTACCGCACTACGAGCTCGAGCACACCGTGCACAACCTGCTGGTCGAACCGCGGGTGTCCATCGACGACGTGCTGATCAACACGCGGGTCAAGAACCTCGACCTGGTGCCCAGCAACATCGACCTGTCGGCCGCCGAGATCCAGTTGGTCAACGAGGTCGGCCGCGAACAGTCGCTGGCGCGGGCGCTGTATCCGGTACTCGACCGGTACGACTACGTGCTGATCGACTGCCAGCCGTCGCTCGGGCTGCTCACCGTCAACGGCCTCGCCTGCAGCGACGGGGTGATCATCCCCACCGAATGCGAGTTCTTCTCGCTGCGCGGCCTGGCGCTGCTCACCGACACCGTCGACAAGGTGCACGACCGGCTGAACCCGAAACTGTCGATCAGCGGCATCCTGATCACCCGCTACGACCCGCGCACCGTCAACTCCCGCGAGGTGATGGCCCGCGTGCTGGAGCGGTTCGGCGACCTGGTGTTCGACACCGTCATCACCCGCACCGTGCGGTTCCCCGAGACCAGTGTCGCGGGTGAGCCGATCACCACGTGGGCGCCGAAATCCGGTGGTGCACAAGCCTATCGCTCGCTGGCCCGTGAGGTCATCGACCGGTTCGGCGCGTGA
- a CDS encoding O-methyltransferase → MGLRRRMPFLRWSIWRLAWAMPGFLKTGQIGDGREAACAAYVEANARRGDIDDVLATIDEFAYERSMLMNVGDEKGALLDAAVSRADPARVLELGTYCGYGALRIARAAPSARVYSVEFAAANADVARRIWSHAGVGDRVTCVVGTLGDGGRTLAALADEHGFTRGSLDLLFIDHDKNAYLSDLQSILDRGWLHDGSIVVADNVKVPGAPKYRQYMREQQGKLFDTVEHKTHVEYQTLLADLVLESRYRG, encoded by the coding sequence ATGGGCCTGAGGCGACGGATGCCGTTCCTGCGCTGGTCGATCTGGCGCCTGGCGTGGGCCATGCCGGGCTTCCTCAAGACGGGCCAGATCGGCGACGGCCGCGAGGCGGCATGCGCGGCGTACGTGGAGGCCAACGCCCGCCGCGGCGACATCGACGACGTGCTGGCGACCATCGACGAGTTTGCCTACGAGCGGTCGATGCTGATGAACGTCGGCGACGAGAAGGGCGCGCTGCTCGACGCCGCGGTCAGCCGCGCCGATCCGGCCCGCGTGCTCGAACTGGGCACCTATTGCGGCTACGGCGCCCTGCGCATCGCCCGCGCCGCCCCGTCGGCGCGGGTGTACTCCGTCGAGTTCGCCGCGGCCAACGCCGACGTGGCCCGCCGCATCTGGTCACACGCCGGCGTCGGGGATCGCGTCACCTGCGTGGTCGGCACGCTGGGTGACGGCGGCCGCACGCTCGCTGCGCTGGCCGATGAGCACGGCTTCACCCGCGGCTCGCTTGACCTGCTGTTCATCGACCACGACAAGAACGCCTACTTGTCCGACCTGCAGAGCATCCTCGACCGCGGGTGGCTGCATGACGGGTCGATCGTCGTCGCGGACAACGTCAAGGTCCCCGGCGCCCCGAAGTATCGGCAGTACATGCGCGAGCAGCAGGGCAAGCTGTTCGACACCGTCGAGCACAAGACTCACGTCGAGTACCAGACGCTGCTGGCCGACCTGGTGCTCGAGTCGCGGTACCGGGGCTGA
- the xerD gene encoding site-specific tyrosine recombinase XerD, giving the protein MTTLISALDNQVQDYVNHLTIERGAAANTLSSYRRDLRRYTEFLRARGIDDLTKVTEADVSEFLVALRRGDPDTGTAPLSAVSAARAVIAVRGLHKFAAAEGLIELDVASAVKPPTPGRRLPKSLSIDEVVALLEGAGGDSDADSPLTLRNRALLELLYSTGARISEAVGLDLDDVDTHARSVLLRGKGGKHRLVPVGRPAISALDTYLVRGRPELARRGRGTPAIFLNARGGRLSRQSAWQVLQDAAERAGVTAAVSPHVLRHSFATHLLDGGADVRVVQELLGHASVTTTQIYTMVTVNALREVWAGAHPRAR; this is encoded by the coding sequence GTGACGACACTCATCTCCGCGCTCGACAACCAGGTGCAGGACTACGTCAACCACCTGACCATCGAACGCGGCGCGGCGGCCAACACGTTGAGTTCCTACCGGCGCGATCTGCGGCGCTACACCGAGTTCCTGCGGGCCCGCGGCATCGACGATCTGACCAAGGTCACCGAGGCCGACGTCAGCGAGTTCCTGGTCGCGCTGCGCCGCGGCGACCCCGACACCGGCACCGCGCCGCTGTCGGCGGTGTCCGCGGCCCGGGCGGTGATCGCGGTGCGCGGGCTGCACAAGTTCGCCGCGGCCGAGGGACTCATCGAGCTCGACGTCGCCTCCGCGGTCAAGCCGCCGACACCCGGCCGTCGGCTGCCGAAGAGCCTGTCCATCGACGAGGTGGTCGCGCTGCTCGAGGGTGCCGGCGGAGACAGCGACGCCGACAGCCCGCTGACGCTGCGCAACCGCGCACTGCTCGAACTGCTCTACTCGACGGGCGCCCGGATCTCCGAGGCCGTCGGGCTCGACCTCGACGACGTCGACACCCATGCGCGCTCGGTGCTGCTGCGCGGTAAGGGCGGCAAGCACCGCCTGGTGCCGGTGGGCCGTCCGGCGATCAGCGCGTTGGACACCTACCTGGTGCGGGGGCGGCCCGAGTTGGCGCGTCGCGGCCGCGGCACGCCGGCGATCTTCCTCAACGCGCGGGGCGGGCGGCTGTCGCGGCAGAGCGCCTGGCAGGTGCTGCAGGACGCCGCCGAGCGGGCCGGCGTGACCGCTGCGGTGTCTCCGCACGTGCTGCGGCACTCGTTCGCCACGCATCTGCTCGACGGCGGCGCCGACGTGCGCGTCGTGCAGGAACTGCTCGGCCACGCGTCGGTGACCACCACGCAGATCTACACGATGGTGACCGTCAACGCCTTGCGCGAGGTGTGGGCCGGCGCCCATCCGCGGGCGCGCTAG
- a CDS encoding NUDIX domain-containing protein: MADHDFETVSSETLYIGKIFALRADEVRMPGGHTARREVVEHYGAVAVVAMDDDRNIALVYQYRHPLGRRLWELPAGLLDLGGEPPHVTAARELEEEAGLSATDWSVLVDLDSAPGFSDESVRVYLATGLTDVGRPEATDEEADLTLKWVSLEEAVRMVLAGDIVNSLAVAGILAANTVADPSTLRSVDAPWTDRPTAFGRRKGHP, encoded by the coding sequence GTGGCTGACCACGACTTCGAGACGGTCTCCTCCGAAACGCTCTACATCGGCAAGATTTTCGCGTTGCGCGCCGACGAGGTGCGCATGCCGGGCGGGCACACCGCGCGCCGCGAGGTCGTCGAGCACTACGGCGCGGTCGCCGTGGTCGCGATGGACGACGACCGCAACATCGCGTTGGTGTACCAGTACCGGCACCCGTTGGGGCGCCGCCTGTGGGAACTGCCCGCCGGGCTGCTCGACCTCGGCGGTGAACCACCGCATGTGACCGCCGCACGCGAACTCGAGGAGGAGGCCGGGCTGTCGGCCACCGACTGGAGCGTGCTCGTCGACCTCGACTCGGCGCCGGGCTTCAGCGACGAGAGCGTGCGGGTGTATCTGGCCACCGGCCTGACCGACGTCGGGCGGCCCGAGGCCACCGACGAGGAAGCCGACCTGACGCTCAAGTGGGTGTCGCTCGAGGAGGCCGTGCGCATGGTGTTGGCCGGCGACATCGTCAATTCCCTTGCCGTGGCGGGGATCCTGGCGGCCAACACCGTCGCCGACCCGTCCACGCTGCGGTCCGTCGACGCGCCGTGGACCGACCGGCCGACCGCGTTCGGTCGCCGCAAGGGGCATCCGTGA
- a CDS encoding CTP synthase produces the protein MPALRKHPQTATKHLFVTGGVVSSLGKGLTASSLGQLLTARGLRVTMQKLDPYLNVDPGTMNPFQHGEVFVTEDGAETDLDVGHYERFLDRNLSGSANVTTGQVYSQVIAKERRGEYLGDTVQVIPHITDEIKNRILEMAAPDADGDRPDVVITEIGGTVGDIESLPFLEAARQVRHEVGRENCFFLHCSLVPYMAPSGELKTKPTQHSVAALRSIGITPDALILRCDRDVPEPLKNKIALMCDVDVDGVISTPDAPSIYDIPKVLHREELDAYVVRRLNLPFRDVDWTQWNDLLRRVHEPRETVRIALVGKYIDLSDAYLSVAEALRAGGFAHHAKVEMRWVASDDCETDAGAAAALSDVHGVLIPGGFGIRGIEGKIGAIQYARKRALPVLGLCLGLQCIVIEAARSVGITGANSAEFDPKTSDPVISTMADQRDAVAGEADLGGTMRLGAYPAVLQEDSIVARAYEATEVSERHRHRYEVNNAYRDRIAESGLRFSGTSPDGHLVEFVEYAPEVHPFIVGTQAHPELKSRPTRPHPLFVAFVGAALDYKAEERLPGMDIAGERSNGAEHADEVGALLQEPATRG, from the coding sequence TTGCCAGCATTACGCAAGCACCCGCAAACGGCCACCAAGCACCTCTTCGTCACGGGCGGCGTCGTGTCCTCGCTCGGCAAGGGGCTCACCGCGTCGAGCCTGGGCCAGTTGCTCACCGCGCGCGGCCTGCGGGTGACGATGCAGAAGCTGGACCCGTACCTCAACGTCGACCCCGGCACCATGAACCCGTTCCAGCACGGCGAGGTGTTCGTCACCGAGGACGGCGCCGAAACCGACCTCGACGTCGGCCACTACGAGCGTTTCCTGGACCGCAACCTGTCCGGGTCGGCGAACGTCACGACGGGCCAGGTGTATTCGCAGGTGATCGCCAAGGAACGTCGCGGCGAGTACCTCGGCGACACCGTGCAGGTCATCCCGCACATCACCGACGAGATCAAGAACCGCATCCTGGAGATGGCCGCCCCCGACGCCGACGGCGACCGTCCCGACGTCGTGATCACCGAGATCGGCGGCACGGTCGGCGACATCGAGTCGCTGCCGTTCCTGGAGGCCGCCCGGCAGGTGCGCCACGAGGTCGGCCGGGAGAACTGCTTCTTCCTGCACTGCTCGCTGGTGCCGTACATGGCGCCGTCGGGGGAGTTGAAGACCAAACCGACCCAGCATTCGGTGGCCGCGCTGCGCAGCATCGGTATCACGCCCGACGCGCTGATCCTGCGCTGCGACCGCGACGTGCCCGAACCGCTGAAGAACAAGATCGCGCTGATGTGCGACGTCGACGTCGACGGTGTCATCTCGACACCGGATGCACCGTCGATCTACGACATCCCGAAGGTGCTGCACCGCGAGGAACTCGACGCCTACGTCGTGCGGCGGCTGAACCTGCCGTTCCGTGACGTCGACTGGACGCAGTGGAACGACCTGCTGCGCCGGGTGCACGAGCCACGCGAGACGGTGCGGATCGCGTTGGTGGGCAAGTACATCGACCTATCCGACGCGTACCTCTCGGTCGCCGAGGCGTTGCGGGCCGGCGGGTTCGCCCACCACGCGAAGGTGGAGATGCGCTGGGTCGCCTCCGACGACTGCGAGACCGACGCCGGCGCGGCCGCGGCGCTGTCCGACGTGCACGGCGTGCTGATCCCCGGCGGGTTCGGCATCCGCGGTATCGAAGGCAAGATCGGCGCGATCCAGTACGCCCGCAAGCGGGCGCTGCCGGTACTCGGGCTGTGCCTGGGCCTGCAGTGCATCGTGATCGAGGCGGCCCGCTCGGTCGGCATCACCGGCGCCAACTCCGCGGAGTTCGACCCCAAGACCTCCGACCCGGTGATCTCCACGATGGCCGACCAGCGCGACGCGGTCGCCGGTGAGGCCGATCTCGGCGGCACCATGCGACTTGGTGCGTATCCCGCTGTGCTGCAGGAGGATTCGATCGTCGCGCGCGCGTACGAGGCGACGGAGGTATCCGAGCGGCACCGGCACCGCTACGAGGTCAACAACGCCTACCGGGACCGCATCGCCGAGAGCGGGCTGCGGTTCTCGGGGACCTCGCCGGACGGCCACCTCGTCGAGTTCGTCGAGTACGCGCCCGAGGTGCACCCGTTCATCGTCGGGACCCAGGCGCACCCCGAGCTGAAGAGCAGGCCCACCCGGCCGCACCCGCTGTTCGTCGCGTTCGTCGGCGCCGCGCTCGACTACAAGGCCGAGGAGCGCCTGCCCGGGATGGACATCGCCGGTGAGCGCTCGAACGGCGCGGAGCACGCCGACGAGGTCGGGGCCCTGCTGCAAGAGCCCGCGACCCGTGGCTGA